The DNA sequence TAAATAATGAGAATAAGATTGATCCTATAAATTTAAAGTATTATTATTGTgagtttgttattatttttaaatttaaattttattagacaGGTGCTATACTGATAAAAGTAACCTTAACGTCTATTTTTTCCATCAataaattgatgattttttcCCGGTGAGTCTTACCCTACCACCCTCTATAAAAGTAGATTTAAGTTAATTATTGATATGTTCGTGTTTATAATAGAAATTAGTGGTGTTTGTAACTCTTTTGGTTAAATTTTTATTCGAaccaaactttaaaaatatatgtagtttggtttgatttgatttttattttaaataaaattcaaaccaaactaaattaatattttgtggattggtttgattcatttttacaatttttttactaaaatattatttaattaaaaaatatatatgtatatattttcttttcatattttaaataaaattacgttaaaaaattttattaataacaatttataaaacttattaatatatgttaagtcttctataattaaaatttgtaaaatttcatttatttttgaaCCAAATATATCATAAAGTCATCTGAAAAAgaagataatatatattatataagttttatatatataatattataaaatattgtgaattagaagtgatatatatataaaatacataatactaaaataatgaaaaagttaatacaAATGTTACTGTTTGAAACGGTTTCACAAAAACATAAACCACAAACTGAATTTAATCAAttagtttgagaaaaaaattatttaaagaaattaaaaaaaattgatttaattcgatttttattttttattttggaccgatttaaatttaaacaaccTAATAGAAAAAAGTATAAGTTCAAAATGCTTTTTCGTTGTTGCGTTCGTATGCATGAGTTTTGAGATATGATCACTCGTTACCTTACAATCACCTTAAGATTTCTCAACCACTGCGTTAACTTTTGTGATGCTTTCCTTTAAACATATATATCTTATAGTTTCTTTCGTCTTGATTCTTtaagacattaattatttatgagaCTTTTATCATATATACTTCTAATATAAGTGTATAGATTTAGACATGTCATTATGTGATGAATCTTGACGAAATAAATAGGATATTATGTCATATTGAAAGTGATAACAATGTGatatctttctattttttagacaattatttacatttaactTGTGCAAAAGTGATAacccatattttaaaattttcttaaagcCAATACCAAAATGCTTTGCTTTCAATAAATAAACATGTCATCATTTTGAGACATTGCATAACTacaattatacatttaaaattattgtatttgCAAATATTTACTCAAATGTTATCTCtatatattctttattattataagaaataaattatagtgtaaaatacaatataaaaagAACAGAGATAATATATACTTGATGTAATAATGAATCATAATTTTTCAAGTGTTTCTAGCTAGAGAGAGACTTTTTGCTCTATTCTATTTAATGGACAAGAATGATAACAATATACTGTTAATTTGACATACCTTTTTATTATCTTGTAAATTCATGTAGAATATACTAGATTATATATAACTATGAATACTTAATAAAACTAATATGAATTGCATTTGATAATTAGTAAAGAGTATGCTAAAAATAGTAATTCTTAACCGATGTATCCTTAATAAGAGTGACAACTATAAACATAAATTTGTTTGAGTGTGTTATTAGTATTCTTCACACGAGATAttagaaacatatttttaacacactattttgaatatatactttattttaaatacaaattatttaaatttataaaatattatggatcttattttttatttaattaaactcaatcatattttataatttttaactaataatgagTATATCAGATGAAAAAGGCTAACAACATATTTGATTTCTAAGACACTatttcaaacataattactattATTGACTAAAATTTTTAGCATTCACAATTTTTTGTAGCAGTTACTTATTTAAGAGATTCACTTATAATTtgatagttttaaataaattttaactaataataaaaaagtgtgttataaaaatatgtgttaaagattattccttttgtttctttttaattatccattttttaatatttttatgaaaaaaatataataatttttttatcctaatAAAACAGTTATAGAGTTttctattttatcatttttcatttttactctATAGATAATGTACATGCACAAGTTAATTAAAGActaggtaaaaataaaaatataattgataaattagtaattaatgttgttttgaCTTTGAAAATGACagataaacaaaaataacaagtattctaaaattttgacaattaaaaaaaaatagaaggtatatatcagttttttttaacaaggtATATGTTAGTTTTATAAACATATActattcattttctcttttattgctttttcatcatatttttttgtctttctatTTCCGTTTTATCATCACACTACTTATCAcaattattattctctttcttttatcatctctcttctttctttttcatcccTAAACTTATTCTCCAACAAAAAGTGGAGTGAACGTCTAACATTTTCCCATtaaatagttataattatttttgtttttaatatttttttattatagttgaaaataaaaaagtttttaatgaaataaaattatttatattatataaaatttatttactattGGGGCtgtgttttaatttgttattagaCGTGCTTTTATCAAATACTCCTAATTTTATTAGTGTaggaaattaatataataattgaatttcaattaaaaaaaagttatatggaTGAGATCATGATTATTAAACTCTTAAGTTAATTCGTTGTCTCTTACAAGTTTACGAATTCACTGTGAGTTGACTCATGTGTAAACTCTTTTTTAGTAGATAGATAAACTCGTTAGATTTTATGTAAACTTAATAGATTCTTGAGTTTACCACTAAGTCAACAAGTTTAAAAATTAGATCAAACCACATGTTATTTTTGAGTTATTTTCTATATGTTTAGGTTTCAACATACGTTCATTTAATGTGTTGTTTCTGAATCGAAAAATTCCCATCTATAACAATATCAAACCCTTATTCTTCAACAACATCAAATCCTCAATAAGAatgttctattattattattactttcacaagttattatctagtaaTGATGTATTATTagacttaattatttaaatattgtgaaatttattatttactattttattttattatgttattaaaatatttaattaatatgctatttatagatattttataattgagtCTTTAAAACTCCCATGAGTCTACATAGACTATGGAGTTTGATAACTTTAGATGAGACTAATCAAACCATGAATAAAGagttaataaataatgatttttttggtgagatcatactaaaaatataaagatattcaatatttttaaagtattttataagatatatttaatattttcacaccatatattttttaacactcTGATAAAATACCCCTTTTTAAAATTCTCTCTACGACTacgttattaaattttttttatcttattctaAAACCACCTTAGAATTTTTTGCATTAATAGATAGGACATATTTCAAAATGATTGTCATTAAGGATTttacatgaattttaaaaaaaatcattaaatattttaattaaaaaatatttcacttaACTAGTGAAGTtactttcaacttttttttttattttactcaatGAAGATaccaataattaaattaaaaaattaagaaaaatatcaagtctttctttgttttatgaaataaaaaagaatgaataaaataataaatcttacgaaataatattttagaaaacgTGTAAGATTTTTTTGGTGCGTTTTAAAATGAACACCTTAATTGAacatttattcaataaattttcagaataataataataataataataataatttatacaataaatttgactttaaaatttattagaataagtttaaaaaaacttaattatactAAACTtcacttaaaaatttattgatataaaataaaagagactgGAATTAAAAGtcattctcatatatatatatatatatatatatatatatatatatatatatatatatttgtaaggAAATAATATTTAGACACCCACCATTTTCTATATTTCATTATAACTcattatttatctttattatctttttctcttttcttatttcattGTATCACTTAgtattatacatatatttttctctcttgtatAATATTTAGATgaattgtttttcttaattttataagtcCTATGATATCATATAAATTTAAGTATTCTATTTTATAACAACATTCAATTCAATGCTAAGAATAAGATGATTTAAACTACTTAGCTTAATTTTGTGggcttgaaaaatatttattttaaagtataatTTGGTTAAATAATATGTTGCTCATACAAGCCACTGCACGTGTTTGTATTAACAATATCATGtcatatatatcaataaaaaaaaggttaaataatATTACTTAAAGTTAAACAACTAGAAGCAAATCTTCATCAATCTTAATTAAGaatgtgaaaaaagaaaaggtccACACTACACAAAGAAGCAGCTCCTCGATCGATCTTCAATAATCCTGCATGTGAGGCAAGGTTCACATGACATTAACCATGCAGAATTAATACATGAAGTTTGACCTTTAAAATACATGTGCATGTTGCAGATTGATGAGACAGACAAAATCATAGTGAGTTTTGCATGCTATTAAAGGGTTTTGCTATTTATGATGCGCACATACAGATCTTACttgataatattttctttacaagGAAAGTTggatacacacacatatattcaAAGTTAGTGCTTGCAGTTATTTTCATGTTACGAGGATGACTTGAagtttatcaaataataatggTAACTGCAGGTTAGCGATAGTAGAAAGAGCGAAAAAGAAAGGAGGGAGAGAGAAGTGGTGGAGATTTTTTTCTGAGATGCATAAAGGGTTGCAACTTTTCAGATATGCTTTTTAGATCACTAGTACCATGTGTTATCATTTGCGATCATTAGTCCTATATAACCAAAATTTGCCGAGTTTGGAAATAACAGTACGTgactatatataaattaaactttcaATAACATGATTTACTTGGACGTACATCATCAATACAAATAAAACTTCATTAAGAATAATTATAACacattacattaattatatatagctAATAATCAAATGCTAGAAATTAACTACTTCACACATGCATCACTGCATAGACCATATATCCAATTATATTAGATCGACTTAGTAGTTACTACTATACTGCATGTGTTTATTCTTCCAATAAGGTAGCAGGAACGCTTTTTAATTTGCATGTGCACTCCTCTTTAAGACAAAGCTCGATATGGTTTCAGCAGTTGAGTGAGTGAACCACTAAGGTGGAGGGACATGACTTCATTGGTGGACCCCACCAGCTTCCCTCCGATGAACACTGCAGGAACAGGTGTAGGACTCCCCAACCTTGTTATAGCTTTCTCCATTTCCTTTCCCTCAGGGTCTTTGTCAATTTCATGAACCACAGGGATCACTCCAAGCTCTTGG is a window from the Glycine max cultivar Williams 82 chromosome 2, Glycine_max_v4.0, whole genome shotgun sequence genome containing:
- the LOC100500442 gene encoding Monothiol glutaredoxin-S9-like, with the translated sequence MEKVMRLATEKGVVVFTKSSCCLCYAVNILFQELGVIPVVHEIDKDPEGKEMEKAITRLGSPTPVPAVFIGGKLVGSTNEVMSLHLSGSLTQLLKPYRALS